A single Cnuibacter physcomitrellae DNA region contains:
- a CDS encoding bifunctional lysylphosphatidylglycerol flippase/synthetase MprF, translating to MQHPRDLASPSVPAFQHLTTLLGTGLPRWARMRPVTITILSLTLLLSLSGFLLSADPWGWDVLDTGEASVFGRHQWWSPITSTFVATDWLSLIALVPLLLLVVGESERLLGSWRTAVAWVVGGVASTLLGFAASWLIVHFLEFIPLTAPAVDATSPGTGIVCVAMAASYRTNALWRRRIRLASTLFTVTLVLYSGAPGDLFALIAVPVGLVLGAVLGGRRTRFRVVKSSHHEVRVLLASLVAISVVGPVVAASIGWGTGLFSIYGYLSYDSVSTADGVACAWGSDSIAGCPDGITELDYRHPWAGMIAILPVLVGLVAAWGILKGRRAALWLGVALELVVFLVMLQVTALLDAETRVTLAEQLSLQDANTVFVWQIVTSSVVCTAAPLAVAMLLVLMRRHVQVAGTGSAVRSFAVTAGGSVAAAAVIAVVGQLAFADHYRPAVDVGAVLSTLPSRLIPPSLLISDSLGYVPADPVADVFWYLPSIVCWAGLLVASTRLVLSRAGRHSMDSARARELLEQGGGDTVSFMSTWPQTSYWFDPSGRAAVAYRVQGFIAITVGGPFGPGADDPEVVERFVRHCGDHGLTAAFYSVTDDDRARFTRLGWRSIQVAEEAVLDPTAWTTSGKKWQDIRTAVNRAGKEGLRSEWTRWRDLTLVQQSQIAALSEDWVSEKDLPEMGFTLGGLDELRDDDVRLLLALDEQDRVRAVTSWLPRFERGRVIGYTLDFMRREPDAVNGVMEFLIASAAEWMKADGLTFLSLSGAPLARTGATDGDSSEPLDRLLDDMGARLEPAYGFRSLLAFKRKFQPRFVPLWMIYPDPTDLPAIAIALTRCYIPGLTVRSAARYIRSMRPRERD from the coding sequence GTGCAGCACCCGCGCGACCTCGCGAGCCCCTCCGTCCCCGCCTTCCAGCACCTCACGACGCTGCTCGGGACGGGGCTCCCCCGGTGGGCCCGGATGCGTCCGGTCACGATCACGATCCTCTCGCTGACCCTGCTGCTCAGCCTGAGCGGCTTCCTCCTCTCCGCCGACCCCTGGGGCTGGGACGTGCTCGACACGGGCGAGGCGAGCGTGTTCGGCAGGCACCAGTGGTGGAGCCCGATCACGTCGACGTTCGTCGCGACCGACTGGCTCTCCCTGATCGCCCTCGTCCCCCTTCTCCTCCTGGTCGTCGGCGAGTCGGAGCGCCTGCTCGGATCCTGGCGCACCGCCGTGGCGTGGGTCGTGGGCGGTGTCGCGTCGACCCTGCTCGGCTTCGCGGCGTCCTGGCTGATCGTGCACTTCCTCGAGTTCATCCCGCTGACTGCACCCGCCGTTGACGCCACCTCGCCGGGGACGGGGATCGTCTGTGTGGCGATGGCGGCGAGCTATCGCACGAACGCGCTCTGGCGACGACGCATCCGCCTCGCGTCGACCCTGTTCACGGTGACGCTGGTGCTGTACTCGGGTGCGCCAGGTGACCTCTTCGCGCTCATCGCCGTCCCGGTGGGGCTTGTCCTCGGCGCCGTCCTCGGCGGTCGCCGAACGCGTTTCCGGGTCGTGAAGAGCTCGCACCACGAGGTGCGGGTCCTCCTGGCGTCCCTGGTCGCCATCAGCGTCGTCGGTCCCGTGGTGGCGGCGTCGATCGGATGGGGCACAGGCCTGTTCTCGATCTATGGATACCTGTCCTACGACTCGGTCTCCACGGCCGACGGGGTGGCTTGCGCCTGGGGATCGGACTCGATCGCAGGATGCCCGGACGGGATCACCGAACTCGACTATCGGCATCCGTGGGCCGGCATGATCGCGATCCTGCCTGTGCTCGTCGGACTCGTGGCGGCCTGGGGGATCCTGAAGGGGAGACGGGCCGCGCTCTGGCTCGGGGTCGCACTGGAGCTGGTCGTGTTCCTGGTGATGCTCCAGGTCACGGCGCTCCTGGACGCCGAGACGCGCGTGACGCTCGCGGAGCAGCTCTCCCTCCAGGACGCGAACACGGTCTTCGTCTGGCAGATCGTCACCAGCTCGGTCGTGTGCACGGCCGCACCCCTGGCGGTCGCGATGCTCCTGGTGTTGATGCGACGGCATGTGCAGGTCGCTGGGACCGGGTCGGCCGTACGGTCCTTCGCCGTGACCGCGGGCGGGTCGGTGGCCGCGGCCGCCGTGATCGCCGTCGTGGGGCAGCTCGCCTTCGCCGACCACTACCGGCCGGCCGTGGATGTCGGCGCGGTGCTCTCGACCCTGCCCTCCCGTCTCATCCCGCCGTCCCTCCTGATCTCCGACTCGCTCGGCTACGTCCCCGCCGACCCGGTCGCCGACGTGTTCTGGTACCTGCCGTCGATCGTGTGCTGGGCGGGCCTGCTGGTCGCCTCGACCCGGCTCGTGCTCAGCCGCGCTGGACGTCACTCCATGGACTCGGCGAGAGCACGTGAGCTGCTCGAGCAGGGCGGGGGCGACACCGTCTCGTTCATGTCGACGTGGCCGCAGACCTCGTACTGGTTCGATCCGTCGGGTCGAGCGGCGGTCGCCTACCGTGTGCAGGGCTTCATCGCCATCACCGTGGGAGGCCCGTTCGGCCCCGGTGCCGATGATCCCGAGGTCGTCGAGAGGTTCGTCCGTCACTGCGGGGACCACGGACTCACCGCCGCTTTCTACAGCGTGACCGACGACGACCGCGCACGGTTCACCCGGCTGGGCTGGCGCAGCATCCAGGTCGCAGAGGAGGCCGTGCTCGATCCGACCGCGTGGACGACCAGCGGCAAGAAGTGGCAGGACATCCGGACCGCCGTCAATCGGGCAGGGAAGGAGGGGCTGCGATCGGAGTGGACACGGTGGCGCGATCTGACGCTGGTCCAGCAGTCGCAGATCGCCGCGCTCTCCGAGGACTGGGTGTCCGAGAAGGACCTCCCGGAGATGGGCTTCACCCTCGGCGGCCTCGACGAACTGCGCGATGACGACGTGCGCCTCCTCCTCGCACTCGACGAGCAGGACCGCGTGCGCGCGGTGACCAGCTGGCTGCCCCGCTTCGAACGAGGACGGGTGATCGGTTACACCCTTGACTTCATGCGCCGAGAGCCGGATGCGGTGAACGGGGTCATGGAGTTCCTGATCGCTTCTGCGGCCGAGTGGATGAAGGCCGACGGGCTCACCTTCCTCAGCCTCTCCGGGGCCCCGCTGGCCCGGACCGGGGCGACGGACGGCGACTCGAGCGAGCCGCTCGACCGCCTCCTCGACGATATGGGCGCTCGCCTCGAGCCGGCGTACGGCTTCCGCTCGCTCCTCGCCTTCAAACGCAAGTTCCAGCCGCGGTTCGTCCCGCTGTGGATGATCTACCCGGATCCGACCGACCTGCCGGCCATCGCGATCGCCCTCACCCGCTGCTACATCCCCGGGCTGACTGTCCGCAGCGCTGCCCGATACATCCGCTCCATGCGGCCCCGGGAGCGGGATTAG
- a CDS encoding MarR family winged helix-turn-helix transcriptional regulator: MPDDDQLASTFRDALRPLLRRLTLERTLSLSKTGMLSRLDEQGPATASELAAAEQVSAQAAAVALRELEDRGFVSRTSDPDDRRRVRVSLTDAGRNRLQEERARGTRWLDGALRDRLDDADRAALEAVVPVLRKLTGAGVDE, from the coding sequence GTGCCCGACGACGATCAGCTCGCCTCGACCTTCCGCGACGCCCTGCGTCCGCTCCTCCGGCGTCTGACGCTCGAGCGGACGCTGTCGCTCAGCAAGACCGGGATGCTCTCCCGTCTCGATGAGCAGGGGCCGGCCACGGCGTCCGAGCTGGCGGCCGCGGAGCAGGTCAGCGCCCAGGCGGCCGCCGTAGCGCTGCGGGAGCTCGAGGATCGCGGGTTCGTCTCGCGGACCTCCGACCCGGATGATCGCCGCCGGGTGCGGGTGAGCCTCACCGACGCCGGCCGCAACCGCCTGCAGGAGGAGCGGGCTCGCGGGACGCGGTGGCTCGACGGAGCCCTCCGCGACCGCCTCGACGACGCCGATCGAGCCGCCCTCGAGGCGGTCGTCCCGGTGCTCCGGAAGCTCACGGGGGCGGGCGTCGATGAGTGA
- a CDS encoding MFS transporter produces the protein MSESGRRLLPALVYAALSTAIVSSLGMLLVPTISRELAVPISSAQWMLTVNLLVGAVATPVMGRLSDGPHKKALLVGALLVILAGSVIAATATDFSVFLVGRALQGLTYGIVPVTIALARRYLPRDQTARGISSLSVTVATGIGIGYPLTGIIAGVADYEWAFWFAALFVVTAIVVVLVVVPRGPDREAPRAGFDVPGALLLAAGLGSLLLAVSEGPTWGWGSPATIGCFVAAAVLLTVWVLVELRVAHPLINLRVLRKPEVLLANATGFGLGTAMYMGLSIGSLIAQAPAETGYGIALPVFWAGFVMFPLSAGSFLANRLTHVITRRIRMTTLLPLGAAVVTASMILLLIAHDELWEILVGMFLFGVGIGSTYAAMPGLIARSVAIEELGSTVSFNQVLRTVGGSFGSAISGAVLAAHMATDGHPTGGGIELALTLAAAGCAAVLLALLADHVRGRPRPSDVTRS, from the coding sequence ATGAGTGAGTCCGGGCGGCGCCTGCTGCCGGCGCTCGTCTACGCCGCACTGTCGACGGCGATCGTCAGCTCCCTGGGCATGCTGCTCGTTCCCACCATCTCGCGGGAGCTCGCCGTCCCGATCAGCAGCGCGCAGTGGATGCTCACCGTCAACCTCCTCGTCGGGGCCGTCGCGACCCCGGTGATGGGTCGCCTCAGCGACGGCCCTCACAAGAAGGCCCTGCTGGTGGGGGCGCTGCTGGTGATCCTCGCGGGGTCGGTGATCGCGGCGACCGCGACGGACTTCTCCGTGTTCCTCGTGGGGCGGGCGCTGCAGGGCCTGACCTACGGCATCGTCCCGGTCACGATCGCCCTGGCGCGGCGGTACCTGCCGCGCGATCAGACGGCGCGAGGCATCTCGAGCCTGTCGGTGACGGTGGCCACGGGCATCGGGATCGGCTACCCGCTGACGGGCATCATCGCCGGCGTCGCCGACTACGAGTGGGCCTTCTGGTTCGCGGCCCTGTTCGTGGTCACGGCCATCGTCGTGGTGCTCGTCGTCGTCCCGCGCGGTCCGGACCGCGAAGCGCCACGCGCCGGGTTCGACGTCCCGGGTGCGCTTTTGCTCGCCGCCGGACTCGGCTCGCTGCTGCTCGCCGTGAGCGAGGGGCCGACCTGGGGATGGGGGTCGCCGGCGACGATCGGATGCTTCGTGGCCGCCGCCGTGCTGCTGACCGTCTGGGTCCTCGTCGAGCTGCGGGTCGCGCATCCGCTCATCAACCTGCGGGTGCTCCGCAAGCCGGAGGTGCTGCTGGCCAACGCGACGGGATTCGGGCTGGGCACGGCGATGTACATGGGCCTCTCGATCGGCAGTCTCATCGCCCAAGCGCCTGCCGAGACAGGATACGGGATCGCCCTCCCGGTCTTCTGGGCGGGCTTCGTGATGTTCCCGCTCTCGGCGGGGAGCTTCCTCGCCAACCGGCTCACGCACGTGATCACCCGGCGCATCCGGATGACGACCCTGCTGCCGCTGGGAGCAGCCGTCGTCACGGCGTCGATGATCCTGCTGCTGATCGCCCACGACGAGCTGTGGGAGATCCTCGTCGGGATGTTCCTGTTCGGTGTCGGGATCGGGAGCACCTACGCGGCGATGCCGGGCCTGATCGCCCGCAGCGTCGCCATCGAGGAGCTCGGCAGCACGGTCAGCTTCAACCAGGTGCTGCGCACCGTGGGCGGATCGTTCGGCAGCGCGATCTCGGGCGCTGTGCTGGCCGCGCACATGGCGACCGACGGACATCCCACCGGCGGGGGGATCGAGCTCGCGCTCACCCTCGCGGCGGCCGGATGCGCGGCGGTGCTGCTCGCGCTCCTCGCCGACCACGTCCGGGGCCGGCCTCGTCCGTCTGACGTGACCAGGTCCTAA
- a CDS encoding S8 family serine peptidase, which yields MRSSLLAKSLLVLAAGAFVLAGGVDVSEPATAATPADCRAIPVEADGPLHSAEARAAFGVDGSGVTVGLMSDSFDVSQGVTSWQDDVASGVLPGPGNPCGYEQPVEVLKESADGGADEGRAMAQLVHGIAPGARLVFASDGTNVDTAADAVRALAAAGADIIVDDVSPTGELVYQKTALSSAIEQVRSQGVLYLTSAGNENIVGAAGTPAEGRPISGWSTPSYRPTACPAWVTLDDTVVDCLDFDPSGTSPDPTYGLTLGEGQSPKELIQWGEPQDGAKTRLVLQLYSLDSDTPELLATSRPLAEGPGVTAATLASLPDPVDEGEYAFVVVRAAADPESLPAVTVAPELAGAAVLAVEYDRSAGPDRVGVTTYGHQSDGSVSATIGAARWSTPDQLRDYSSLGPGTLLFGPTRDDEQPAARLPEPVVVHAPQMIAVDGTRTSFFGSRSVVDGEVQYRFSGTSAAAPNAAAVLALGWSLRPDAGAEEILAAAQRTATPLANPYAEFGFADEDVVGSGLIDASALLAELAVAPAPSPSPSDVASTAALAATGAPAPWALLVAASAVLAAGAAVVGVRRRMSRRSAVRG from the coding sequence GTGCGCTCGTCACTCCTCGCCAAGTCCCTCCTCGTCCTCGCCGCGGGCGCCTTCGTCCTCGCGGGCGGAGTCGACGTCTCCGAGCCGGCGACGGCCGCGACCCCTGCCGACTGCCGGGCGATACCGGTGGAGGCCGACGGGCCCCTGCACTCAGCTGAGGCACGCGCCGCGTTCGGCGTCGATGGATCGGGCGTCACCGTGGGGCTGATGTCCGACTCGTTCGACGTCTCGCAGGGGGTGACCTCCTGGCAGGATGACGTCGCCTCCGGGGTGCTTCCCGGCCCGGGGAATCCGTGCGGATACGAGCAGCCGGTCGAGGTGCTGAAGGAGAGCGCAGACGGCGGGGCCGATGAGGGTCGTGCGATGGCTCAGCTGGTGCACGGCATCGCCCCGGGTGCTCGGCTGGTGTTCGCCAGCGACGGCACGAACGTCGACACGGCGGCGGACGCGGTGCGGGCTCTCGCCGCTGCGGGCGCCGACATCATCGTCGACGACGTCTCGCCCACCGGGGAGCTCGTCTACCAGAAGACCGCGCTGTCGTCGGCGATCGAGCAGGTGAGATCGCAGGGGGTGCTCTACCTCACCTCCGCGGGCAACGAGAACATCGTCGGAGCCGCGGGCACGCCCGCGGAAGGCCGTCCGATCTCCGGATGGTCGACCCCGTCGTATCGCCCGACGGCCTGCCCGGCCTGGGTGACCCTCGACGACACCGTGGTGGACTGTCTCGACTTCGATCCCTCGGGGACCTCCCCCGATCCGACCTACGGGCTGACCCTCGGGGAGGGGCAGTCGCCGAAGGAGCTCATCCAGTGGGGAGAGCCCCAGGACGGCGCGAAGACGCGTCTCGTGCTGCAGCTCTACTCCCTCGACTCGGACACACCCGAGCTCCTGGCCACATCCCGGCCGCTGGCTGAAGGACCCGGAGTGACCGCGGCCACGCTCGCGAGCCTTCCCGACCCCGTCGACGAGGGCGAGTACGCCTTCGTCGTGGTCAGGGCCGCGGCCGACCCCGAGTCGCTGCCGGCCGTGACCGTCGCGCCCGAGCTCGCGGGCGCGGCGGTCCTGGCTGTCGAGTACGACCGCAGCGCCGGACCCGATCGGGTGGGCGTGACGACGTACGGGCACCAGTCCGACGGCTCCGTGTCCGCCACCATCGGAGCGGCGCGCTGGTCGACTCCCGATCAGCTGCGCGACTACAGCTCGCTGGGCCCGGGCACGCTGCTCTTCGGTCCGACGCGCGACGACGAGCAGCCGGCCGCGCGGCTGCCCGAGCCCGTCGTCGTGCACGCACCCCAGATGATCGCCGTTGACGGGACGCGGACGTCGTTCTTCGGCAGCCGCTCCGTCGTCGACGGCGAGGTGCAGTACCGGTTCAGCGGTACGTCGGCGGCCGCACCCAACGCAGCAGCCGTCCTCGCGCTCGGCTGGTCGCTGCGGCCGGATGCAGGAGCGGAGGAGATCCTCGCGGCGGCTCAACGGACGGCGACGCCCCTGGCGAACCCCTACGCCGAGTTCGGCTTCGCCGACGAGGACGTGGTGGGTTCCGGGCTCATCGACGCCTCCGCGCTGCTGGCCGAGCTGGCGGTCGCCCCCGCACCGTCTCCGTCTCCGTCCGACGTCGCCTCCACCGCCGCCTTGGCGGCGACCGGCGCCCCTGCGCCGTGGGCTCTGCTCGTGGCCGCGTCCGCCGTGCTCGCTGCGGGTGCAGCTGTAGTCGGCGTTCGCCGCCGGATGTCGCGCCGCTCCGCGGTGCGCGGCTGA